GTGCCTTCTGCAGTGAATTTTCAAGATCCCTGGTGCTTGCTCCTGAACCAATCGCACCATGTGCATTAAAAGGCAGAGGTGCTAAACCATTGCTGGTGTTTTGGAACTGCAGTTCTTGGTCTTTCTGAGACTGATTGGAGCTACTTGCTTCAGCTTGTGGTGTACTTGATGTAGACTGGGGAGGACCTGACCTGATGGTTGAATATGACATGCTTATTAGCATTTATACTTGTATCAGAACAAAAGACCCTACTTGTTATCCTATAAATATAGTAATAATTAAATACAGTGAATACAAGGTACCTAAAAGTACACAAGTGTGGTTAACCCCCCATTTCGACAAGATGATAGCAAAGTCATGAAAAGCTTTGTGTTTAGACTGTTACAAAAACATACCTATTTAGGTTGTTCGCTGGAGGATAAGCAAAAGATCTTCCATATAAagaagcagctgcagcagctgcttcaAGTTTTGCTTGGCGCCTGCTCATGTTCTCACCTGATGCTCCTTCTGAGGCAGGAGTACCAGTACCTGCAGCTGTTTTTCGTCACATCAAATCAGCAATCACAAATAGAACTGATTACACAGTGCCAGTACTCACTGATACGTGAGATTAAAATTGTAAAATACAAACAACAAAGCCTTGTAGTCCCAAGAAAGTTGGGGCAGGCTAGAAGATTAAAGTATGAATGTGACAAAAAGATCACATCAATAAAATGAAGCTCACCAGGCTGAACTCCAGGCTGAGCTCCATGTTGTCGTGCTGCTGCCGCACGTCCATTATCTGGGGGAATGATTGGAGCTCTGCACGTGGGGCAAGTGTGTTGGCGCTCTAGCCATGACCTTAGACAATGCACATGGAACAGATGCCCACAAAGCAGCTTCTTTGCTGTAGTCATCTCCTCACGGCAAATGATACATGTAGCATCGCTCCTGAATACAATACAATTAATCACAAAAATTTCCATGTGGAGTCAACTAAAATAGTGCCAATAGAACAATAAAAAACTCACGCATTGAGCTCTTCTGTTGTAGCATCTGGAAAGCGCTCATTCATGTTGGAAGTGATCTTTCTGTAGCGCACATAATCTGCTATGCGAATTTTGAAGTTGCGGAAGGTCTCATATAGCTCACGAATTAAGTGCAGTGGGACACCATAGTTCCTGATACCAGGATAATGGATCAACAGCCATAGTTTACACTAGAGTCTCAGAGGGGTAGTACCATAATAAGAGAACTTACAGGAAGATAGCTATGAAGAACAGCATGTATAATGACAAGTGCACAAGGTCACTGATGAGCTCCAAGTAAAATGTATAAACTGCTTTCTTCTCCCATTGACCTTCCATTAGCATGTCACTGACATAGAATACATACTTCACAAACGTTGACACAGTGGATGTTGCTAGTATCATATACCTGAAACATGATTTGTACATGTTAAAGCTATTGTACTAGAGTATTTTGAATCTTTGAATAATACATCAAGAAATAATTTTCAGGCATCTAGAAATCAGAACAACAGAATCACATCTTCAGGCCATCTTAAGGTTAGCAAATAGGGTTGTTACCTTGCCTGGAAGGCATGCCCCTTGCTTTGGAATCAACAAGCAAAGAAGAAATTCTATAGCTGGAGTTTCATAATAAATGGACCTAATACTGCGAAGCGCTATTACCTAAAGTATTGCTCAAACATAAACTGAAATAATTGCACAAGTTGCTAGACTAACATCTTGTAATATAGCAACCAGAACATACATATGCGAACAGATTAGCAAGCGTGAGATGGATGAGGTAATGAAAGTTTAAGATACAGTGCAAAGAAGTAGTGCATCAAGTGAATAAAAAAAGCAATAACTGCTAATCTGGCATTATTCATAGGGTTTAGGGTAAGGTTCATTGCAAAGAATGCACACAAATGGAAAGAGAATGCATTTACGAATTACTAGAGACTTTTGTGGTAGGCTTGGTAACTACGAAAAGGTAACTAGTGTGATATATGGACTAACATGCGTTACTTCTCGTTTTGCAAATATTTGTCAGCTACCTTGGGAATTATCATTTCACAGCATTTGTTCATTGTAATCAATCTCCACCCGTATTCTAATGTTGATAAATAGGACAATTTGTTGTCGCATTGATACAGTGATAAGGTGAAGACAGGAAGAGTAGTGAAGATGCATCTCAATCATTACCAAGCGCAGAAGGCAACACACAAAAAGAAGGCATTTCAGGACAGTGAGAACTAAAAATTAAGCTTActcaaaggagaagaagatggcaactgACGCCTCCCGCTTCTGTATGAGCGACCTGAGCGAGTTGGACAGGAAGAGGCAGTCGACAATGAGCAGGAACGCCATGAAGGAGACGATCCTGATGTGCGATAGCGTGGGCACGGAAGGCGTGGTTTCGATGTACTCGACCCTCTTCCCTGCCAGCCAGTGCAGCGCCTTAACGAGGAGCAGCGCGGCGACCATGGCGAGGAAGGAGACGGAGAAGTCCTGGCGGAAGATGGTGACCGCGAAGAGGATCTCGACGACCTCCCGCCAGGACTGCTCGTTGAGGCGCTCGACCTCGGCCTCCCGGAGCGACCCCAGGAAGATGCGCTTGACGAGCTGCCAGGCGACGCACATGGCGACGAGGCCCGTGTTGAGGAGCAGCACGAAGCAGATCTTGGAGGTGGAGAGGTAGACCATCGCCGGGTAGAACTGGTCCCGGCTGCTGAAGGCGTAGTAcaccgccgacgccgtcgccagCAGGCTGAACGCCGCGTACGTCTGAAGACGGATCATCTtcgcctccggcgccggcgccgcccgcagCAGAAATTCCCCAACAAAATTTCGGAAACAAAACCGCACCGCAAGGCACCACGACTGGATCGGATCGCCTAGAACACACAATCCAAATTAGCGAGCAGAATACGAAACAAAAAATTATCCAGAATCAGCGCGCGAATCGAAACCCTAGGTGACTAGGCTGCATCAGATCGGAAGCGAAGTGCGATGTCAGCCGCAGCCGCTTACCCAGAGAAGGTCAGCGGCTCTACGAGGGATTTGATGGGGACGCCATAGTCGATCAAAGGTGGGGATAAGCCGCCGCGGTCGACGCTGCGATTTTGGGAGGAGAGGGTTTGgaatctctttttctttttttcttttcctttttttctctcttaaaatctatatttttctttttcgggGAAACGAGCTCCCGGGGAAGAGATGGCGTGAGCATGTGAGGTGGTGGGTAGGCTCGGTCCACCACGCGAGATGAAGGCGTGTGGGTGAGGGACGATGGTGGGGCCGCATTGACGTGCTGGAATTGGACGGCTCCGGCTTGTGTGCTGGTGGACAAGAGTCGTGGAAGGATGTGGTGCGCGGATGGCGTGGCTACCGCAAATGAGTGGCTTCCACGTGTACGAGATACGTGGAGGATTGCCAAACGGtagaaatagtttttttttctttcggaAAACGCAATACACGCGTACACGCGTAGACACACCTTATTAACtacaaatataaatattatacaCACATTATTTAAAATGAAAAgagttgtatttttttaaaacagTGAATCTAGTAGCATTTATTTTGTATATTTGTATTGTCGATCCATATAAATTTTTAGATATTTGCGGTTTCCAGCAATTTTATATAAACCATTTCGTACCCAAGCCATGGACCCTAAGTGGATGTTTGAATCGATATGatcgggtcacatcggatatttgataatATGAActgattataaaactaattgcataagtcgttgctaattcacaagatgaatctattaaacctaattaattcatgattagtaTATATTTACTGTAGAATTatatggtcaaatcatgaactaattagacttaataagtTCATAAATTCATCTTACAAATTAAACTtcgcaattggttttataattaaattatatttaatatttttaattagtacCTAGTCCCggttctatttttttctctccgGGTCGCGTCCCACAGAAACAGTAGAGATCGTGGGCTCGAATGAACCGGCAGTTTTACAGCCTCTCCATCCAGTCTCCATCCCATGTGCTCCTCCGCTCGATATCAAtggcgccgccgtgccgccgccaaATCCCTGCTCATCCCGCCCGTTTGGTTTGCTAGCGACACCACCAGTAGCACCCGCACGTCGTCGCGAAGCTCCTCCGTCGGTCGTCGTCGCAGTTCTGCCGCCCGCTCGCTCGTTTGCGCGACGAGGGGCCGAGCTCGCATCCACCGCCCCCTCAATTGCGCGAGCTCGACGGCGGTTCCAGCGCCGGCTCTGCATCTCGCATCTGAGGAGGAGCTCCATTGACGACCCGTGCCACCTGACCTCCTCCCGTGCAAATCGGGCCTATCCTGCGGCCGATTCACGGTGGACACTGTCTGTATAAGGGAGCTCGAACACCGCCCACTGTTCGTTGCCTTAGCCCAACTGCTGCCGGCCAATTCGAGCCTGTCCGCCGCCGAATCGTTGTCCTCCAAACGAAGTCCTCCCCCGCTCGAGCGCGACTGCCGCTGCGTCAGCTACTCCCCCGCTCAAGCCCATCTCCGCCCAAGCCCCAAGCTCGCCTCCGATGTCTGTGCCGCCCACAGCCCCCTCCGTTCGAAGCTCGTCAGGCTGGAGGCTCCACATGTCCACGGCGGAGCTCCCTCCCGCCAGTACCCGGTTAGATTTCGTGCGGATCAGGTGAGGGCTGGTCCGTAAGCTCCCTACTACGATCTCCTCATCGTACAACTtctagagggtgtttggttctctttgcttatttttagcacgtgtcacatcgaatgtttagatactaattaggagtattaaatgtagattatttacaaaaccattacagaagtggaggctaaacggcgagacagggacaacttttagaataaccatacaagtaaagagtttcacatacaattcacataattgcagatcaattcaagtagcctttaatggatattcaatgaacacaatataaatcatggatacaaatgtaatatcatcatctctatgattgcctctagggcatacctccaacacttgcaacacctgacctagatcatcgatcgaaccttctgcctcgcccatctcttcttcaacctcgcccattggagcatctgcaaaggtacctccttgagtccagtcaggaatgttgtcatcttcttcttcatcatcatcttttatcataactcctctttccccataCTTATATTTCTTTGTACT
Above is a genomic segment from Setaria viridis chromosome 4, Setaria_viridis_v4.0, whole genome shotgun sequence containing:
- the LOC117852997 gene encoding ERAD-associated E3 ubiquitin-protein ligase HRD1 isoform X2 is translated as MIRLQTYAAFSLLATASAVYYAFSSRDQFYPAMVYLSTSKICFVLLLNTGLVAMCVAWQLVKRIFLGSLREAEVERLNEQSWREVVEILFAVTIFRQDFSVSFLAMVAALLLVKALHWLAGKRVEYIETTPSVPTLSHIRIVSFMAFLLIVDCLFLSNSLRSLIQKREASVAIFFSFEYMILATSTVSTFVKYVFYVSDMLMEGQWEKKAVYTFYLELISDLVHLSLYMLFFIAIFLNYGVPLHLIRELYETFRNFKIRIADYVRYRKITSNMNERFPDATTEELNASDATCIICREEMTTAKKLLCGHLFHVHCLRSWLERQHTCPTCRAPIIPPDNGRAAAARQHGAQPGVQPGTGTPASEGASGENMSRRQAKLEAAAAAASLYGRSFAYPPANNLNRSGPPQSTSSTPQAEASSSNQSQKDQELQFQNTSNGLAPLPFNAHGAIGSGASTRDLENSLQKAQENFIKSQIEMLQIQLQMVQRGAAALANNNENAEHTKND
- the LOC117852997 gene encoding ERAD-associated E3 ubiquitin-protein ligase HRD1 isoform X1: MIRLQTYAAFSLLATASAVYYAFSSRDQFYPAMVYLSTSKICFVLLLNTGLVAMCVAWQLVKRIFLGSLREAEVERLNEQSWREVVEILFAVTIFRQDFSVSFLAMVAALLLVKALHWLAGKRVEYIETTPSVPTLSHIRIVSFMAFLLIVDCLFLSNSLRSLIQKREASVAIFFSFEYMILATSTVSTFVKYVFYVSDMLMEGQWEKKAVYTFYLELISDLVHLSLYMLFFIAIFLNYGVPLHLIRELYETFRNFKIRIADYVRYRKITSNMNERFPDATTEELNASDATCIICREEMTTAKKLLCGHLFHVHCLRSWLERQHTCPTCRAPIIPPDNGRAAAARQHGAQPGVQPAAGTGTPASEGASGENMSRRQAKLEAAAAAASLYGRSFAYPPANNLNRSGPPQSTSSTPQAEASSSNQSQKDQELQFQNTSNGLAPLPFNAHGAIGSGASTRDLENSLQKAQENFIKSQIEMLQIQLQMVQRGAAALANNNENAEHTKND